A stretch of DNA from Odontesthes bonariensis isolate fOdoBon6 chromosome 5, fOdoBon6.hap1, whole genome shotgun sequence:
CTTACCGTAGTCTCCTCTAGAATGGAGTTAAACTTTGAGCCCAACAGCTCTGTCTTAAGCTGTGCAAGAGTTAGGGGAgagaaaaacagacagaaaaacgcAGAGAAGCGATGAAAGCAAGAGAAAAACAGTGTTTGGAAAGGTCATGGTTGGAGCTACTAGACTGCAGAGTGGGAGATATTTCTCCTATGACCTCGTTTCAGAGGTTGAAATGGGGTCTCATCATTAATGACTTTTTAGATTATACAAAACTATAACCCCAAACCATCTGAGAATGGTCCTCCAACCCATCCTCCATCATAATCATAATCATTGACATCAGCATGTCTCACCACTTTCTTCCTCAGATTTTGTTTGTCCTTCTTGACTGCGCTGTAGTACAAAGCTGGGTTCTCCAGGACCACGTCCTGCCTAGGGTTGCCATTCTCTCTGGGGGACGGAGTCACATAATCAGACTCGGTCTCGACTGCCACTAACGCAGGGCGACACGCCAAGCCTGGGCATCCattttaaaacaacaagctCTGTAAGGTTATGCTGGAGGCCATCTGTGGCTGTGAGTGACGTGGTTATTTCATGGGTTTAGTCGCTGAGGATCACACCTACTTCAGGGCTGACCTACAGAGAAAGCTTGCGAATTTGGGGGTCCAAATAAGCCTTGAGACTAAAACAAAGCACCTTGGTTAAAAGGGCTACCTGGGTTGTATTTAGCGTAGCAGGTCAAGGATACAGAAGCAGTGTCAGAGCAGGGAATCATGCCTGCAAAATATAAGGTTAGTCCAGCTTGCTAACCCACTCCACAAGGCAGCCAATGTTGATCTCCAAGGATTTCAACTGGATCTTGTCGTAGCAAATGAACTGAAATTGCTCTGGAAAAATTATTCTCACGTCCACATCAATCTCACATTCACTCATATATAATGTGCGTCAATGTGTTTTAGAATGGATGACTAGGCTTAAGTGTTTCCTTGGATTTCAGAAAATGCTTTGTGTGCTAAATGACGACTTCTGCCTCAAATTGCCCTCTTCATTAGTTTGTCATTTACACTCACTTCTTGTTGTTGTGGCCCACGTATCTCACAGCTGCAATGATGAAGGCTATGACCGCCACTCCTCCAATGGTGCCAACTATAACTGCCATCATGTACTTTTCTGGAAACAGTGATGAACATAAACAGTTAGTGCATGCCCCTTTATTGTTAGACGTAGACAACATACAGAGAAACTGCACAACTAGCCAACACGCAACCAACACATTAGTGCTCTGAGTGCACATTTATGAGGCAAATTATATCCCGCTGGATGAATCTTATTGTTCAACAAACACAACCATCTCAATCAAAAGTGTTGCTGAGACTAAAACCTGAATCTTTAACAAAGGAAAAGCGAGTTTTGCCTATCTGGGCCATATCAATAAGCATAATTCTCAAGCAAACCATAACTGTAGACAATTGTGATGCTATAAATCACTTATGAAACTATGACCCAGTCCCAATTCCCAAGTGACACTTTTCATTGATCCCCAAAAGAAAAGAGGATCCCTCCAACTGGTGCTTTGGGGGCCATTTTGATGGCTAGATCACCTCAAATACCCACTAAAGAAAAGTGGAGGGATAGGGCCAAGGAGATTCCCAACTTAGTTGTTCATTTTAGATATTTAGACTAAGTAAAACAAATATACAAACAACATGAATTAATAACGTCTTTGGCCTTTCAGAAATTCTCCATGATCACAATTATGACTAACTTTCACTGAAGAAGCCACCCCAGCCTCCTAAAAGCTGTTCAGAGTAACGTGTTGCGTTCGCTCTCTGTAAATCTCCAAATTTGGAAGTACTTGCAAGTTCTCAATAAATATCAATTATTTTGTCATCCCTGAGGCCTTCCCTGACAATAAAGCAATGGAGTACTTTGATGCTTGTCATGGAGCGTCGTCCTACTTAAGAATCAAATGCCTTTGAATGCTGCAGAATACGTCCTGTACCACCGCTTAAAGAAAGTATCTTCCAGCAACTCACAATAGAGTTGGGTGTTCATTTTTAGTCAGTTGAACAGGTTCAACTCATCCCTGCACCTGCCAAAATAAGCCGAATAAACCCTTTCCAGCTGCCAGTAACTGGCTTTAACTGGAAGGGGACAAACCTGTAAGTTACAAAAACATAAAGGGATGGAATAACACTGTATTCTAACGGTTGTGTTGACCACGTTTTTTGACAATCATGACTTTCTGAGATAATTAGACTAGTTTATTATTTTCAGTCGGAATGCAGACGTTTGACCCACACAGTGGTACAGAGAGAGAGATGCCAGCTATCTTTCAGACAGGTAAAGTTGATTTTTCTAATTTCCTCTTGTCTGTTAGAAGTTGCCATCAGTTTCAGAGCCCCCATGCAAGATGTTACGGTCATTTGTTCCTGTAAGGAAAGGTGTTCCCATCTTTGTAGCACCGACTGCAGTACCCCAGTGAAAATTTGTACGGGCACTCAAGATTTATATTATACCCAATGCCGTTTAGACACAAGACTAACTGCCAATTAAACAGTTTTCCACTGAACCTTAAAGCTAGACGTTGGTTTTGTTTCTTAAACCAGCATGAAAAGGGTTTAAGTGATCCAGTGAAGGCCCCTCTGTTCCATCATCATATCATCTGTCCATAAAatcttaaagttttttttgaTCAGGTCTTGGAACCACATCTTGTGTCACACAATAAAGAATAGTTTTAATAATGCaacaataaatagataaataaataaaaatctatgtTTAAGACTAAGTATACAAAGCCCTGAACAGAAATGCCTTGATGTGCAGtggagggaaatatagacaACCTCACTTCTTTGTTGGTCATGCTGATTTTTTTCATGCACTTCACAGATACTGTACATTTTCAGAAGCTCCACTGTCAGCTGCTGTAAAGGTCATTGTATCTGagacaaattaaatgaaacagTTTGGGCAAATCGTTAAAGTATAATGGCAAATTTCTGATCTTTAAATCGAAAGAGCCTTGTTTATCTCCACTATCCTATCTGTGCGGCTCTTTCTGGAGACCACGTATTTCTACATATGATGTAAATTTGTAAATCTGTAGACGACAAACTATATGATTTCATATATTTGTTGATATTTCAGTCCATGTAACTAAATCAGCTGGGTGTTATACTTTGTAACAATTGTTAACCAAGACAGATGATTAAAGGGCTTCTTATGGGAACAATTTTCCGCTGTAGGTCAATACACACTTAATTCACTGCTGTGTTTTTGGATTCAATTACAAGCAAGAAGTGCAACTTTTTAATAGCtttgaaacaaaaaaagcccAATAGGGCAGAGTTAAAATCCATATCAAGCTTTGGCTGTGCAGACAAAACAGGAAACTGTGGAGTGTCATCACACCGATCACATCGGTTTAAGTGAGCATTGAGTTGAGTTCCTCAGTTCTGGTGTGCAGTTTTGTACTCACTCTCCTGCTGTAGCTCCAATAGTACGCTCTCTCTTCCATACATGTTGTAGATGCTGCAATGGACGTTTACGGCCGGCCCGCCATTGTCGACCCGCTCGCCTTTCTCTCGCAGCTTGATCATGCCCGTGGACATGTGTCCGTCTGTGTGCGTGTAGAAGTTGAACCGGCCGTCGGTTTCGTTGATGGTGATGTTCAGGTCAGGCAGGTAGAACTCAATGGTGGGTTCAGGGTTTCCTGTGGCCATGCAGACGCACTGGACTCCCTCCCTTACCACTGTGCACTTCGAGTCCTCCAGAAGGACTGGGGCATCTGTGGAAGGAGGCAGTGCAGTGAAGAGATTCAATAACATCAGTGGATAAAATGTCTAGGAATAGTAATACAAATTTCTTTGTATATAAGAGTTGATGCAAATCAGAAaactcaaattcaaattcaaatgcagtGCAACAAGATCAGCCTCAAAAGTCATTTTAGATACATAGAACCTAAAAAGATCATTTGACTTCAGTGCTGCTAGCTACAGATTTATCttattatttattgatttattttgtgtCCTGTGTCTTAACACAACAGTCTGTATAATTTAGCACTCACACTCAACAGTGATGTTAAGGGAGCTGCTGGCCCGTCCATGCTCGTTCTCTGCCAGGCAGCGGTACTGTCCATCTCCCTGTGGTGTGATTTCCAGCACCTCCAGTACCGACAGCTCATCAGCAGTGATGGTTCCCACCAGCTCCCCATCTTTCAGCCATGTGAGGGTCGGGGCCGGGCTTCCCTGGGTGCTGCAGTGCAGGGCCAGTGAGGAGCCCTCAAGTATGGTCATAGAGTCGTTTACCACAGGCTCACGGGGAGGGTCTGCAACAAAATGTTTCAGCTTGCTTTAATTTTATGTTTGGAAAAAGTATCTCTGTTATTTTAAAGGAGCAAACAAAAGGACGGCATAAATAAGCAGTTATGGCAATCCAAGATCATTTGTTTAGTCAATATGTCAAAAAACTCGACAGTTAATAATTTCTGGTCTCTTACAATCCTCAAAGGAGGTAAAAGGACACCTCTTTTAAGAAGCATAAAGCTCCACTAAAGTCACCAAGTTGCCATTAATGTATTGGAATGTAGTTGGTGCTGAGCCACTGTGACGCAGTGGGGTTTTAAAGCAGAGAACAACTGCCTGTTGTGGCTTAAATTAGCGAGGCTCAGTAGAAACAGATCACATAATTTGATCTGCTGCTAAAGAACAGATCATATGTCATGAGAttgttgaaaataaaaataactataAACTGTCcagattaaaggggaactccggggcatttgaagcgcaatcccattgctagaggttgtcaaatactgatagtaggacacagactggtgcaaatcggcgctccctgtgcggcgattgcgctgtttgcgcagcctgtcatgctagccaaatacgtggtggctaaggggcaaataataaaccttccacgtaaaacaacaacttgcacactgcagaaacgtcacaccactttataaaccatccgacaataaagtcacaagccttaccatcaaaaccatatgcatggttctcacattactggcatggggacgttacaaaacaactttataaacagcatgtcacttaccggttgtcggtatgctcgcgcatgtgaaagcccaaaagagtcaatggacgatactcccatatacaaagcaattattttctcttgaaaaactgcgttcaagtatttaaaacattacaacaatattacttggcatgtattgttgtaatgttttaaatacttgaacgcagtttttctagagaagataattgttttgtatatgggagtatcatccatcgactcttttgggctttcacatgcgcgagtaTACCGACaacaggtaagtgacatgctgtttataaagttgttttgtaacgtccccatgccagtaatgtgagaaccatgcatatggttttgatggtaaggcttgtgactttattgtcggatggtttataaagtggtgtgacgtttctgcagtgtgcaagttgttgttttacgtggaaggtttattatttgccccttagccaccacgtatttggctagcatgacaggctgcgcaaacagcgcaatcgccgcacagggagcgccgatttgcaccagtctgtgtcctactgtaagtatttgacaacctctagcaatgggattgcgcttcaaatgccccagagttcccctttaaactgAAAAAAGATACTTAGTTTTTGGTTACATTGTCACAGATTCTTGATTGCATCTTTTTAATCGGGCAACAAAAATTTGCAGTAGACCTATTGATGTTTAGCAACATGTTTTTATATTAGTTTTTTTCTCAGGTTACCAGTTTTGTTGTAAATTATTACACGTTTTTACAACTTATTTCTGTTTCAGTATAATTTGTTGATAACAGAGCTTCAGTTCCGTTCTGTTTACTCTGAATTTGAATTTCCTCTTCTGCAACTGAAGCCATTTAGTCTTTGATTAAAAGCAGCCCCCAAAACACTGATAATGTCCCATAATGTGTAAAATACATATACATTCACTTTAGTTTGTGCTTTTGTACTATTTTTCAATGAAAATCTCACTTTGATCAACCATAGATATGGAGCATAGCTTTTAGTCGTGCAttaacacaggaaaaaaaaagtaaatgcaCACTATACAATGTCACTATGTATACCCACTAATACTGCTTGATATTATATTTGTTTGGTAACATTGTCCACTGGCCATGCAAGTCACCAAGAAATAAGAGTTGGTGATCAGAATTTAAAAAGCAACTTATTAAAACTGTGGGAAATTTTACTGACAGTGGCAcaccaaggaaaaaaaaaatgtccatttGTTCAGGTATTTGGATCTAGTGTGTATATAGACCAACAGATTTCTTTACTGTTCTTGCATTGCCTCCTTGTGATTCCACATATTTATAATGTATGCTAATTAATTAGACAACAGCTGCTTTGGCAATCTAAGAGGCCAGGCTGAGCTCATAAAATAGCAATGTCGTAACCTGCTTGTTGTAACAAGTCGTGTTGTGTGTTATTATTACACATCTGTTATTATTTTGCAAATCATATCAGGTGTTGTACTGTGAAGAGGATACACCCTGCCAGGCAATcttcccctaaccctaacaatttGGTGTGTCATTTGAATGGTATACAAACTTGTATGTATTGTGGGATTGAGGTTCATTTACTAAACTTACATTTGACAGCCAGGTATAGCGAGGTGTTCATGATGCCATAGCCATTGTCTCCAGTACAGGTATAAATTCCCTCATTTGCAGGCGTCACATCATCCAGGGAGAGGGAGATGTTGGACGCCGTGTCCCACAGCAGCTCCTGATCTCCAAACATCCAGGAGATCCTGGGAGGGGGGTTACTGTCCACCTCACAGTGCAGCATCACAGAGCTGCCCTCCATCACCTCTGAGGAGACGTTCACCCACACAGAACGTGGAGCATCTGCAAAGAAAAGTAAAACAGAGGATTTAAACAACCAAAACACTCCACATGCCACAAAATGACTTTCCAGCGAAAAGAATACCAATCCAATTAGAAAGCAGCTTTTGAACTCAAGCAGACTGCTTAACAGTTTCTTCTTACACTTGATGTCAAGTGATACGAGTCTCTCGTAGACCAGTGTGGTGTTAGGGTAGTAGACCCTGCAGCCCAGAAGCTGCCCGTTGTGCATGGGTCTGGGTACAAAGGTGAGGGTGCTGGAAAGCACGGCGGTGTTGCTCTCCTGAACGTATTCAATGTTGAACTCAGGGTCCGGCAGGTAGTCTGTGTACATCCACTGGATCTCAGGTGTCATGTCGGGGCAGTTATCAGGAGCGTAACATGTCAGCTCCAGGTTCTCATCACTAACAATCTCCTCTGGTATATCAATGTTGGGCTGatctggaaaaacaaaagacaattGGCCTTTACCTATCAGCAATGacattgtttttctctttatcAGCTAAAGTTAATTGTTAAAGTGATATAATCCCTGACTCACCCAACACTTTGAGCTCCGAAAAGTCTTGGTAAGTATATATATTGGCTCCACCGAGGTCTGCACGAAAGTAGTATCTCCCTGAGTGTTCTGCACCAATGTTACTGATGAGCAGAGTGCAGTTCCTCTGGTGCAGGTCACCCAGCAGTTTGGTGCGGCCCTTGTAGCTCTCGTGCACAATATCTGTACGTGATTTGAAGACTACAGGGGGGAAGAGTTGAGGGTAGGGCTGGCCAAAA
This window harbors:
- the mag gene encoding myelin-associated glycoprotein isoform X1; the encoded protein is MWCLELLLPLLLIINDASCQWNVWVPRDISAMTNSCVVIPCTFMYPSGIRPYRGIHGIWYFGQPYPQLFPPVVFKSRTDIVHESYKGRTKLLGDLHQRNCTLLISNIGAEHSGRYYFRADLGGANIYTYQDFSELKVLDQPNIDIPEEIVSDENLELTCYAPDNCPDMTPEIQWMYTDYLPDPEFNIEYVQESNTAVLSSTLTFVPRPMHNGQLLGCRVYYPNTTLVYERLVSLDIKYAPRSVWVNVSSEVMEGSSVMLHCEVDSNPPPRISWMFGDQELLWDTASNISLSLDDVTPANEGIYTCTGDNGYGIMNTSLYLAVKYPPREPVVNDSMTILEGSSLALHCSTQGSPAPTLTWLKDGELVGTITADELSVLEVLEITPQGDGQYRCLAENEHGRASSSLNITVEYAPVLLEDSKCTVVREGVQCVCMATGNPEPTIEFYLPDLNITINETDGRFNFYTHTDGHMSTGMIKLREKGERVDNGGPAVNVHCSIYNMYGRESVLLELQQEKKYMMAVIVGTIGGVAVIAFIIAAVRYVGHNNKKENGNPRQDVVLENPALYYSAVKKDKQNLRKKVLKTELLGSKFNSILEETTGEDGDYQPVGSMAGLERQELNYAALEFIGARPREGASGRGDDGSNYSEIKAK
- the mag gene encoding myelin-associated glycoprotein isoform X4, with translation MWCLELLLPLLLIINDASCQWNVWVPRDISAMTNSCVVIPCTFMYPSGIRPYRGIHGIWYFGQPYPQLFPPVVFKSRTDIVHESYKGRTKLLGDLHQRNCTLLISNIGAEHSGRYYFRADLGGANIYTYQDFSELKVLDQPNIDIPEEIVSDENLELTCYAPDNCPDMTPEIQWMYTDYLPDPEFNIEYVQESNTAVLSSTLTFVPRPMHNGQLLGCRVYYPNTTLVYERLVSLDIKYAPRSVWVNVSSEVMEGSSVMLHCEVDSNPPPRISWMFGDQELLWDTASNISLSLDDVTPANEGIYTCTGDNGYGIMNTSLYLAVKYPPREPVVNDSMTILEGSSLALHCSTQGSPAPTLTWLKDGELVGTITADELSVLEVLEITPQGDGQYRCLAENEHGRASSSLNITVEYAPVLLEDSKCTVVREGVQCVCMATGNPEPTIEFYLPDLNITINETDGRFNFYTHTDGHMSTGMIKLREKGERVDNGGPAVNVHCSIYNMYGRESVLLELQQEKKYMMAVIVGTIGGVAVIAFIIAAVRYVGHNNKNLRQSCWAQSLTPF
- the mag gene encoding myelin-associated glycoprotein isoform X2 → MWCLELLLPLLLIINDASCQWNVWVPRDISAMTNSCVVIPCTFMYPSGIRPYRGIHGIWYFGQPYPQLFPPVVFKSRTDIVHESYKGRTKLLGDLHQRNCTLLISNIGAEHSGRYYFRADLGGANIYTYQDFSELKVLDQPNIDIPEEIVSDENLELTCYAPDNCPDMTPEIQWMYTDYLPDPEFNIEYVQESNTAVLSSTLTFVPRPMHNGQLLGCRVYYPNTTLVYERLVSLDIKYAPRSVWVNVSSEVMEGSSVMLHCEVDSNPPPRISWMFGDQELLWDTASNISLSLDDVTPANEGIYTCTGDNGYGIMNTSLYLAVKYPPREPVVNDSMTILEGSSLALHCSTQGSPAPTLTWLKDGELVGTITADELSVLEVLEITPQGDGQYRCLAENEHGRASSSLNITVEYAPVLLEDSKCTVVREGVQCVCMATGNPEPTIEFYLPDLNITINETDGRFNFYTHTDGHMSTGMIKLREKGERVDNGGPAVNVHCSIYNMYGRESVLLELQQEKKYMMAVIVGTIGGVAVIAFIIAAVRYVGHNNKKENGNPRQDVVLENPALYYSAVKKDKQNLRKKVGEDGDYQPVGSMAGLERQELNYAALEFIGARPREGASGRGDDGSNYSEIKAK
- the mag gene encoding myelin-associated glycoprotein isoform X3; this encodes MWCLELLLPLLLIINDASCQWNVWVPRDISAMTNSCVVIPCTFMYPSGIRPYRGIHGIWYFGQPYPQLFPPVVFKSRTDIVHESYKGRTKLLGDLHQRNCTLLISNIGAEHSGRYYFRADLGGANIYTYQDFSELKVLDQPNIDIPEEIVSDENLELTCYAPDNCPDMTPEIQWMYTDYLPDPEFNIEYVQESNTAVLSSTLTFVPRPMHNGQLLGCRVYYPNTTLVYERLVSLDIKYAPRSVWVNVSSEVMEGSSVMLHCEVDSNPPPRISWMFGDQELLWDTASNISLSLDDVTPANEGIYTCTGDNGYGIMNTSLYLAVKYPPREPVVNDSMTILEGSSLALHCSTQGSPAPTLTWLKDGELVGTITADELSVLEVLEITPQGDGQYRCLAENEHGRASSSLNITVEYAPVLLEDSKCTVVREGVQCVCMATGNPEPTIEFYLPDLNITINETDGRFNFYTHTDGHMSTGMIKLREKGERVDNGGPAVNVHCSIYNMYGRESVLLELQQEKKYMMAVIVGTIGGVAVIAFIIAAVRYVGHNNKKEKTGIINLWALWQDWRGKS